One Streptomyces lincolnensis genomic region harbors:
- a CDS encoding class I SAM-dependent methyltransferase, translating into MPKSKRVPELGEIQETLLIPLYARAVETRKRHGILQDPRAVEMVESIDYDFSRFDGAKSLIGANLRTLQFDSWVRDFLRRHPSGTVVEIGTGLNTRFERLDNGTVHWFDLDLPDVIALRRRFFEDTDRRHTLAASVTDPAWTEAVRASPGPYLLVAEAVLIYLDDRQVRSVVDLVAESLPGAHLALETANDHAIARQDSHDVLGAMAARMKWRCDDPRQLETWRPDLRLTDSRTFADLPAAERRALPLSMRLLLRAMAVLRRRDLESYRLNLFRFGESGTA; encoded by the coding sequence ATGCCTAAGTCGAAGCGGGTGCCCGAACTCGGCGAGATCCAGGAGACGTTGCTCATCCCCCTGTACGCGCGGGCGGTCGAGACCCGCAAACGACACGGCATCCTCCAGGATCCGCGAGCCGTGGAGATGGTCGAGTCCATCGACTACGACTTCTCGCGCTTCGACGGCGCCAAGAGCCTCATCGGGGCCAACCTGCGCACCCTCCAGTTCGACAGCTGGGTCCGCGACTTCCTGCGCCGGCACCCGTCCGGGACCGTCGTGGAGATCGGCACCGGCCTCAACACCCGGTTCGAGCGCCTCGACAACGGCACGGTCCACTGGTTCGACCTCGACCTGCCGGACGTCATCGCCCTCAGGCGCCGGTTCTTCGAGGACACCGACCGCCGCCACACCCTCGCCGCCTCCGTCACCGACCCCGCCTGGACCGAGGCCGTACGCGCCAGTCCCGGGCCGTACCTCCTCGTCGCCGAGGCCGTCCTGATCTACCTTGACGACCGGCAGGTCCGCTCGGTGGTCGACCTTGTCGCCGAGAGCCTGCCCGGCGCCCACCTCGCGCTGGAGACCGCGAACGACCACGCCATCGCCCGGCAGGACAGCCACGACGTCCTCGGCGCGATGGCCGCCCGCATGAAGTGGCGCTGCGACGACCCCCGACAGCTGGAGACCTGGCGCCCGGACCTGCGCCTCACCGACTCCCGCACCTTCGCCGACCTGCCCGCCGCCGAACGCCGCGCGCTGCCCCTGTCCATGCGGCTGCTGCTGCGAGCCATGGCGGTACTCCGGCGCCGCGACCTCGAGTCGTACCGGCTGAACCTCTTCCGCTTCGGCGAGAGCGGCACGGCGTGA